DNA from Parageobacillus thermoglucosidasius:
GCGCACACTCCTGCTAACAGCGGGTGCACGTGGACGGAGAACAATACAGGCAGGCTTGCCGCCAATGTTCCTTTCAGCATATCTCCGCATGTGACCATAAGCCCCGCTTTAACTCCGAGCACGCGAAACGTGTTGGTTCCTCCTAAATTGCCGCTCCCATGCTCACGGATATCGATTCCATATCCTATTTTCCCGACAAGGAGCGCGAACGGAATCGAGCCAAGAAGGTAAGCTGCGATTAAAACAAGCGCTTTTTCCATCAATATTCTGACACCCTTTACTTTATGAAATTCATGCATGTTTTTATTTTATCATGCACGAAAAAAAACGCTAGATAGAAAAATAAACATAGTGGCGGAAAAGTATTTTTTTTGCATTTATTCTTTTTACAAAGTAAACTGATAGTATCTTAGTGATTTTTATCGCCTGAGCAGAAAGAGGAGGAAAAAATGAAAGCAACAGTAACATGGAACGGGCAAATGTCGTTTACAGGGATGAGCGCGTCAGGCGTGCAAATTCCGATTGACGCTTCCAAAGAAGCAGGCGGGCAAGATTCCGGAGCAAGGCCGATGGAATTGCTTTTGCACGGGCTTGCCGGATGTACGGGGATTGACGTTATAGCGATTTTGACAAAAATGCGGCTTGAAGTTCGTTCATTTTATATGGAAGTCGAAGGGACGCGCGCGAGCGACCATCCGAAGCGGTTTACCGATATCCATCTTCATTACGTGTTCGAAGGGGATTTGCCGGAAGATAAAGTGGTTCGCGCTATTCGGTTGTCTAAAGAAAAATACTGCTCTGTATCCCATTCGTTAAATGCTGCGATTACAGCAAGCTATTCGATTAACGGGGTGAAAGGAAAAGAAATTTTATAAAAAGCGGGAGGTATTTGCGATGAAAAACGAAATGACATTTCATGTGACAGGAAGCGCAAAAGGAATGCAGACGGTAGTCCACTCTAAACAACATACGATAACGATCGATGAACCGCCGGTAATGGGCGGCCAAGATACAGGCCCTGATCCGTTGACAACATTGCTAAGTGCGCTTGCTGGCTGCGAAAATGTCGTGGCCAATTTGGTGGCGAAAGAATTAAATTTCGATTTGCAGGGAATCGAATTTGACATTCAAGGGACGATAGACACACGGGGGTTGATGGGCGATCCGAACGTGAAACCGTATTTCCAACAAGTCACGATTCACGCTAAAGTAAAAACGAGTGAATCGCAGGAACGGATCGAAGAATTACAGCGCATCACCGATTCGCGCTGCCCGGTGTATACGACATTGAAAGCCGCCGGCATTCCGCTGCAATCGAAGTGGACAAAAGCATAATGAATACCCCCTTGGCTTCAAGGGGGTATTCCCATTTCAACGATCGATCTTTATTAGGTGGTGACAATGGAGCGACAGTACGATTTTACTGAAGGCAACATTGCCAAACAGCTGGTCGTGTTTTCATTTCCGATCATATTTGCGAATTTATTGCAAGTTTCTTATCAATTTATTGACAGCTTTTGGGTCGGCAATTTGCTTGGAGCGGATTCCCTTGCAGCGGTCGCGGTGGCGGGCACGGTCATTTATACGATTTTATCATTTATTATCGGCATGAATAACGCCGCTTTGACCATTTTATCACAACAAAAAGGAAAAAATGACAATGAAGGATTAAAGAGGTATGTCAACGCGTTTATCGTGTTGTTGACAGGATTGTCGGTTATCATGGGGATTTTCGGTTTTTTTGCTTCCGCGCCGATTTTGCGCTGGATCGGGACGCCGAAAGAAATAATGGAAGAGGCAAGCGAATATTTGCAGATCAATTGCCTTGGCATCGTATTTTTGTTTGGCTATAACTTTATCGGAACGGTATTGCGGGCGCTTGGAGACAGCAAAACGCCGCTTGTATTTGTCATCATGGCGGTTTTGTTAAACGCGGTGCTAGATCCGCTCTTTATTTCATGGCTGGATTTAGGGGTAAGCGGGGCCGCGTATGCGACGATTTTGTCGCAAGGATTGTCATTTGTATGCGGGATGTATGCCATTTTGCGCCGCGGTCTTGTTCCGTTTTCGCTGCCAAAGCTGCCGACAAAAAAAGAAACAGGCCTGATTTTGAAGCTAGGCATTCCGTCAGGATTGCAAATGTCTGTCATTTCGGCGGGAATCGCTGCGATTATGAGCGTTGTCAATTCTTTTGGCGAAAGCGTCGTTGCCGGGTTCAGCGCGGCTCAGCGCCTTGACAGCATAATTATGCTGCCGGCGCATGCGCTTGGAACGGCTGTCAACAGCATGGCCGGACAAAACATTGGCAAAGGAAATTGGAAGCGGGTTTCTTCCATTGCGGCGTACGGAGTATTGTATAATATGGCAGTCACGGGTTTCATTATTATTTTGATTTACGCGTTCGCCGCGCCGGCTGTTCGCCTTTTCATTGAAGAGTCGGATGCGGTCCGTTTCGGCACGGAATATTTGCGGCTGATCGGCTGGTTTTATCCGTTTTTAGGCATTAATTTTGTGTTAAACGGCATTGTGCGGGCATCCGGAGCGATGTACCAAGTGCTTGTGTTGAACATTATTTCGTTTTGGGTGCTGCGTTATCCGCTTACGTTTCTTTGCTCTAAGTTTGCCGGAGAAAACGGCATTGCGCTTGGAATGGGGATTAGCTTTGTGGTCAGCAGCGTCATTGCGTTTTCGTATTACCGGTTTGGCAGCTGGAAAAATAAGAAGCTGTTTGCGCATTGAACATGTTGTTTGCGGCGGCAAACGTTGCTCGTTTCAAGTGGGCAAACAAAAGGGCTGATTGGAAGCGTTTCGGCTTTCCGGTCAGCCTTTTTCTTTGCTTGCTTAAACGGATAGCGGCGGTATACCCGTTTGTTGTCGTGAATGCTTTGGCAGTCCTCGGGTTTGCAAATCACCCGAAAGGCATTTCTTTTTATTGGTTTAGGAGCAAACGGGCGATGATGGAGAGCTGCAACGCTTATCATGGATGAATGCAGTCCGGGGATTTATGAAGAAAGAAGCGGCACAGAGCGTTTTTATTTTCCAAGGCTTAAGTTTGCTGGACTTGGGAGTCGGATTTAACACAAACATGAAGACTTGGCCGGGTGAATGTTGTATAAACTAAAAAAGACACTGTACAAAATTTATAAAAAATTAACAGTCATTTAGCAGAAAATAAGCGGTTGGCTGCTATGATTTTTAAAAAGGAGTGGAAAAACAAGGAAAGGGGCAATAAGGAAATGAGATTTTCCTCAAAATGGCGAAAAGCGGCTTTCCCTGCATTAATGTTATCGGCTATGATTGCTTCCGGAAATGTGTTGGCGGATGGAAAAGCCGGAGGAGTAAAAACGGATGCGCATCCATATCGTTATATTGATGTGCAGCTGTTAGGCGTTAACGATTTTCACGGGCAGCTTGATGTGACAAGAAAGGTCGGAGGAAAAGCGGCCGGAAGAGCGGATTATTTAGCTGCGTATTTGAAACAGCGGGAGGCGGAAAACAAAAATACGCTTCTTGTGCACGCAGGGGATGCGGTCGGAGCTAGCTCGCTTGTATCGGCGCTGCTGCAAGATGAGCCAACGATCGAATTTTTAAATAAACTGGGCTTTGATGTCGGAACGCCCGGAAACCACGAGTTTGATGAAGGGGTTGACGAAATGCTTCGTCTGATTTATGGCGGAATCCATCCCAAAACCGGCTTTTTTCGTGGTGCGGACTTTCCATACGTAAGCGCGAATGTCATCGATAAAAAGACAGGCAAACCGATTCTTCCGCCTTATGTTATTAAAAAAGTGAAAGGGGTGCCAATTGGCTTTATCGGAGTGACGCTGTCCGACGCGCCAAATATCGTTGCTCCAAGCGGTGTGGCAGGGGTTTCGTTTACGGATGAAGCACAAGCGATTAACAAAGCGGTGAAACAGTTAAAACGGCAAGGGGTGCGCGCCATCGTCGTCCTTGCCCATAATCCAGGTATTTCTAATACAGATGGTTCCAATGCGAGTGGCGAAGTTACAGAAATTGCGAAAAAAGTAGATGATGAAGTAGATGTCATCTTTGCCGGCCATAACCACGCGTATTTAAATGCGGAAGTGGACGGCAAACTGCTGGTGCAGTCATATTCTTACGGAACCGCTTTTTCCGATGTCGATATAAAAATTGACACGAAAACAAAAGACATCGTTGCGAAAAAAGCGGAAATCGTCACTACTTATCAAGACGGCATCAAGCCGGATGCGGAGATTACGAAGCTCATCAACAAGTATGGAGAAAAGATCGCGCCGATGATTAACCGGGTAGTCGGCACGGCGAAAATAACGATTACCGATAAGCAAAATGCAAGCGGTGAATCGGCATTAGGAAATTTGATTGCGGACGCGCAGCGGTCGGTGATGAAAACCGACTTCGCCTTTATGAATCCTGGTGGCATTCGCGCCGATATTGAGCAAGGGGATGTGACGTGGGGAGAACTGTATAATGTGCAGCCGTTTGGCAATCCGTTAGTTAAAATGACGCTCACGGGAGAACAAATCCGCAAACTGTTAAATCAACAATGGCAGCCGGAGCAAACGCGCATGCTGCAAATTTCCGGCCTCACGTATACTTGGGATGCAAGCAGGCCGATAGGGGACAAAGTCGTTGATATTTATTTGCCACACGGTGCAAAACTCTATCCAAATGCGGAATATACTGTTACGGCAAACCGTTTTCTCGCTGATGGAGGGGATCATTTTACAGTATTTACAGAAGGAAAAAACCGCGAGGAAGGACCGGGCGATTTGAATGCGCTCATCACTTATATTCAACAGCTGCCGCAGCCGTTTGCTGCCAGCATCGAAGGGCGCATACAAAAGCTGCGGTAAAAAGGAAGCTGGTTCCAACACGAAATTGGAACCAGCTTTTTTATGTTACGCTTTTTGCTCGAACAGTTTGATAATTTCAATAATCACATTCGTCGCTTTGATCATGTTATCAACGGAGATATATTCATAGCGGCCGTGAAAGTTTTCGCCGCCGGTGAAAATGTTTGGCGTCGGCAGCCCCATGTAAGATAGCTGCGAACCGTCCGTTCCTCCGCGGATCGGTGAAATTTTCGGCTCAATATTTAAGTTTTTCATCGCCTCATAGGCGATATCGACGATTTCGCGGACCGGCTCAATTTTTTCGCGCATGTTATAATATTGGTCTTTGATCTCGATCACAATCCGCTCTTTTCCGTATGTTTTTTGCAAGTTTGCCGCGATTTCCTGCATTTTCGCTTTGCGCGCTTCAAATTGCTGGCGGTCAAAGTCGCGGATAATGTAGTGAAGCGTTGTTTCTTCGACATTTCCTTGGAAGGAAAGCAAATGATAAAATCCCTCGTATCCTTCCGTATGTTCCGGCGCCTCGTTGGCAGGAAGCTGCCCGTGGAATTCCATTGCCATTTTCATCGAGTTAATCATTTTGCCTTTGGCTGTGCCTGGATGAACGTTTTTTCCTTTGATTGTGATTTTCGCTTCTGCGGCGTTGAAGCTTTCATATTCCAATTCGCCGAGCGGCCCGCCGTCGACCGTGTAGGCAAATTTGGCGCCAAATTTAGCGACATCAAACTTATGCGGGCCTCTGCCGATTTCTTCATCTGGTGTAAAGGCGACGCGCACTTTGCCGTGTTTAATTTCCGGGTGCTGGATTAAGTAGGCCATCGCCGTCATAATTTCCGCGATTCCCGCTTTATTATCCGCGCCAAGCAGCGTTGTGCCGTCGGTGGTGATAAGCGTGTGGCCTTTATAATTGGCCAATTCCGGAAAATCTTTCGGCGACAGGACAATGTTTAACGATTTGTTTAAGACGATATCGCCGCCGTCATAGTTTTCGACGATTTGCGGTTTAACGTTGGCGCCGGTAAATTCAGTCGCTGTGTCCATATGTGCTAAAAAGCCGATCGTCGGTACCTCTTTCTCGGTATTTGCCGGCAGCGTTGCCATCACATATCCGTTTTCATCCATTGTCACTTCTTCCATGCCGATGGCCTTTAGTTCTTCCACCAACATGTTTCCAAGCTCAAGCTGCCCGGGAGTGGAAGGGCAAGTGTCGCTGTTCGGGTCAGATTGCGTGTTGACTTTAACGTATTTCGTAAAGCGTTCGATGATTTCCTGTTTCATGAAGTCTCTCTCCTTGCTATTTGCTATCTTTTTCCGTTTTTATTTTATCATAAAGAGGTTGTGCAAATAAAAAACTTTGTTGCATAAAAAATGGTAGACAGAATTTATATAAAAATTGTATACTTAATACAAAATCGCATATAAAAAATATACGATTCATCTTCGGGGCAGGGTGAAATTCCCGACCGGCGGTGATGAAGCCAATGCGCTTCTCAGCCCGCGAGCCGTTTTGGCACGATCCGGTGCGATTCCGGAGCCGACAGTATAGTCTGGATGGGAGAAGATGAAGGTTTGCCGGCGTTCGATGCTGCGCGCTCGAACGTCTATTTGAGCTTGCCTCTTTCTCCCTTAAGTGTGAAACTTAAGGGTTTTTTATTTAGCAGCGCTCAAGGTGGCAGCCTTCTTCTTGTGAGGATGAATCACGAGAAGGGGAGGAGAATGGATGATGAAAAAACTGAATATCCGCTCGTTTGTCTTAATAGGTGTATTTAGCGCCGTCTCGTATTTGCTGATGCTGTTAAACTTTCCGCTTCCGCCGTTTCCAAACTTTTTATTGGTCGATTTCAGCGATATTCCGGCATTGCTTGCTGCGATTTTATACGGCCCACTGGCAGGAGTGTTCGTTGAATTGCTGAAAAACGTGCTGAATTATTTCATCACCGGCAGCCCTACCGGTATCCCAGTCGGGCATATCGCTAATTTCATGGCTGGGGTTACGTTTATTTTGCCGACGTATTATGTGTACCGCAAAACAAAATCAAAAAAAGGCATGCTGTTTGGATTGGCCGCTGGCACCGCTGTCATGGCACTGGTGATGAGCGTATTGAATTATTACGTATTTTTGCCGGCATATACGCTCTTTCTGGGCGCTCCGGCAATGAGCGCGCCGGAAACAAAAGCGCTCGTCGTTTCTGCCATCTTGCCGTTTAATGCGGTAAAAGGCGCCATGATTGCCGCCGTCTTTATGCTTCTGTTTGCACGGCTCAGCCAGTGGCTACAAAAGCAAACAGCAGTCAACCGCGTTTAGTCATAATAAGAGGACCCTTCCTGAGCGAAGCGGTCCTCGTTTTTTGTTCGGAAAGCTTTGTCACCATAACTTGAATGCGTCAGCTGGATCAGCAAAACGTTCTTCTTTAAACGGATTGGCGGTCATCGAATAGCCGCGCTGTTCCCAATATCCCGGCTCATCTTTTTTCATAAACCGGATGCCTGACGCCCATTTCGCCCCTTTCCATAAGTAAAACGATGCAGGCGGAATAAAGCGAAGCGGGTAGCCATGCTTTGGAGAGATATCCTGCCAGTCATGATGCTTGTCTTTCCAGCGGTACACAAACAATGCGTCATCACCCATAAGCGCTTCAAGCGGCAAGTTTGCCGAATAGCCGAAACGGTCCCCGTTTAAATAGCCGTAAATTTTCACGTATTTCACATCCGGATCCAGCTCGACAAAGCGCAAAAATTCGCGAAAAGCGATCCCTTCAAAAGTTGTATCAAACTTCGACCATGTCGTTACGCAATGCATATCGATCGTCGATACCGTTTTGGGCAGCTCCATTACTTGTGAATAGGAGAGGGAGATTTCTTTTTTTACATCCCCAAACAGCCGAAACTCCCATGTCTGTTCGTCGAATTGGTATACATCTCCCTCATGAAGAATCGGCCATTTTTCTGTTTCAAATTGCCCCGGTGGCAGCTGTTTTGCCATCTATGTGCACCCTTTCTATGTATTTTGTTTGTATTCAATAATACGGCGAAAAAATGGCATATGCAACTATATTGGCAGGAAACAATCAGATGCTTACCGAATAGATCATATCGAAAGAAAGAAGGTGATTAGCCCGCGATGGCAATATTTATTTGGAAATATCATACATAGTTTTGGGGACCAGATATGGCAAACGCATCGCCCAAAAGCTTGCTGAGTAGAAAATGTAATTAGATGATTTAGAAAATGAGGGGATCGATCGCAGTGGACTTTTACATCGATAGAGATTTATCCAAAGCGAATTGGCGGGAAATGAAAGATGTGTACGAATCCGTTGGCTGGACAAAACATACAGAAGAAGTCATCCAGCGGGTATTTCAAGCAAGCAATGTCATTGCACTTGCCTTTTATGACGGCCGCATCGTTGGATTTGGCCGCGCGCTTTCCGATGGCGTGTTTAATGCCGCGGTTTATGATGTTGTTGTTCATCGCGATTTTCAAAAGCGTGGCATCGGGAAAGCAATCGTCGAAGATTTGCTTGCCCAACTTAGCCATGTTTCTTGTGTTCATTTAATTGCGACAACCGGAAACGAGCCGTTTTACCAGCAAACAGGGTTTAAAAAAATGAAAACGGCGATGGGGCGGTATCGGAGCTGTGATTTAGCAAGGGAATATTTGGAGGAAGAGGAGAAAAGATGAACATAAGGCATGTCACAGTAGACGATGCGGAAGCATTGGCGCATCTTATCTTGCAAGTAGAGAAAGAATCGGAGTTTATGTTGTTTGAGGCAGGGGAACGAACGCTTGATGCCGAGCAGCAGCGAGGCCAAATCGAAGCAATGCAGAATGTGGAAAACTCAACGATATTGGTGGCAGAGGCGGAAGGAAAGCTAGTCGGATATTTAGCTGCAAGGGGCGGGCGCGCCAGAAGAAATAAACATACGGTATATATTGTCATTGGCGTACTGGCTTCGCATAGAGGAAAAGGCGTCGGTACGCTACTATTTACCGAATTGGAACGATGGGCGAGGACAAAAGGCATCCATCGCTTGGAACTAACGGTAGTCGCTGACAATCAACGGGCGATATCGTTGTATCGTAAAATGGGATTTGAACAGGAAGGAATCAAACGGCATTCTCTGCTGATAAACGGCAAATATGTGGATGAATATTACATGGCAAAATTATTGTAATTCGGAGGAAACGAAATGGAACGCGTTCATTTTTTGGCACAAAGCTGCTTTCATGAACAAGCAGAAAAAACGTTTTTGGAACAGAAAGAAAAAATTTTGCGCCTGCTGCCGGAAGCGGATGTGCAGCATGTCGGCAGCACGGCGGTTCCCAACAGCCTCACCAAAGGAGATCTTGACATTCAAGTGCGGGTTCCTGCGGAAATGTTTACCGCTGCTGTGGAGAAACTATCCACTTTATATGGAATCAACGAAGGAAGCGTGCAAACGGACTATTTCCGCGCGTTTCAAGATGATGCGACCGATCCGCCATTAGGTGTCCAGCTAACTGTCGTTGATTCCGAGCTCGACGTTTTTTGGAAATTTCGCGAGGTGCTGCTGGCTTATGATGCGTATAGGGCGGAATACGACGAATTGAAAAAGGCGTATGAAGGCAAAAGCATGGAAGCGTACCGGAAAGCGAAACAACGATTTTTCGCACGCCTGATGGAAACACCGGAATTTAAGAACTTGTGAGGATGGGGAAAATATTGTTGTCACCAATACAATGCCATATTTTGAAATAAATCAATGATCTGTTAGGCAAATTACGAATGAAAAATGAACGGAGGAGAAAGCATGAAACATAAACAAATAAAACCATTTCCAGACAACTTTTTCTTTGATGTGTTTTAAGATGGGCAAGGCGGCAAGAAAATTTTTGCCGCCTATTATGATTTGAAAACAATTGTTATGCTACGACTTTGGTAAATTCCCATTCGATGGCGGTGCAGAAAGTTCCCGCCTTTAGCCTGGCGGGGCAAGTTTGTTATAGAAGTGTAATGTAAATGGACTGTCAAAGTTCTGTCTGGTTTAGGTAGACAAAAGAGATTTCAACATGATATAATTTTCTTAAAATTTTTTATTGTTACATTATAATTATTATTCTAAATAAAACAAAAGAAAAAGTATATTTCACCAAAACAGTTCATTTTTTATTCAATGTGAATCGAAAAAAGGAGGGATTGTAATGGGGGAGGCTAGGAAAGGAGCAGTTATGGAGGCGGCGCTGGATCATTTGTTGGTGGAAAAGCTTTCAGATCCGCGAACGATGGAACAACTAATCCGCCTGCTCGATAGGCTGGAGAATGTAACCTTTCTGCTAGATATGCTGGAAAATTTCCTTCGGCGCGGACCAGAATTTGCTGATTCGATTAATGAACTTATTATTCTTTTGCGGCAAAGCTTATCTAGGCCAGAATATGTTACACGTTTTGAGCATGCTTTAACCGCGCTGCAGCGAATGCAAGAATTCCTCGATTCTCCGCAAGTCCAAGAGCTGTTCAAATCGGATGTTTTGGATGTGCGTTCGGCGCAAATCATTGGAAAAATGCTTCGTTCATTGCATGAGGCTTCTAAAGAGACGGCGGAGACAGAAACAAAACGCGTGGGAATCATTGGTCTGATGCGGGCGTTAAGTGATCCTGAAATGCAGCCGACGCTTA
Protein-coding regions in this window:
- a CDS encoding sulfite oxidase-like oxidoreductase, which gives rise to MAKQLPPGQFETEKWPILHEGDVYQFDEQTWEFRLFGDVKKEISLSYSQVMELPKTVSTIDMHCVTTWSKFDTTFEGIAFREFLRFVELDPDVKYVKIYGYLNGDRFGYSANLPLEALMGDDALFVYRWKDKHHDWQDISPKHGYPLRFIPPASFYLWKGAKWASGIRFMKKDEPGYWEQRGYSMTANPFKEERFADPADAFKLW
- a CDS encoding DUF1641 domain-containing protein; the protein is MGEARKGAVMEAALDHLLVEKLSDPRTMEQLIRLLDRLENVTFLLDMLENFLRRGPEFADSINELIILLRQSLSRPEYVTRFEHALTALQRMQEFLDSPQVQELFKSDVLDVRSAQIIGKMLRSLHEASKETAETETKRVGIIGLMRALSDPEMQPTLNFFLHFVRHLSKELNDA
- a CDS encoding GNAT family N-acetyltransferase: MDFYIDRDLSKANWREMKDVYESVGWTKHTEEVIQRVFQASNVIALAFYDGRIVGFGRALSDGVFNAAVYDVVVHRDFQKRGIGKAIVEDLLAQLSHVSCVHLIATTGNEPFYQQTGFKKMKTAMGRYRSCDLAREYLEEEEKR
- a CDS encoding MATE family efflux transporter is translated as MERQYDFTEGNIAKQLVVFSFPIIFANLLQVSYQFIDSFWVGNLLGADSLAAVAVAGTVIYTILSFIIGMNNAALTILSQQKGKNDNEGLKRYVNAFIVLLTGLSVIMGIFGFFASAPILRWIGTPKEIMEEASEYLQINCLGIVFLFGYNFIGTVLRALGDSKTPLVFVIMAVLLNAVLDPLFISWLDLGVSGAAYATILSQGLSFVCGMYAILRRGLVPFSLPKLPTKKETGLILKLGIPSGLQMSVISAGIAAIMSVVNSFGESVVAGFSAAQRLDSIIMLPAHALGTAVNSMAGQNIGKGNWKRVSSIAAYGVLYNMAVTGFIIILIYAFAAPAVRLFIEESDAVRFGTEYLRLIGWFYPFLGINFVLNGIVRASGAMYQVLVLNIISFWVLRYPLTFLCSKFAGENGIALGMGISFVVSSVIAFSYYRFGSWKNKKLFAH
- a CDS encoding bifunctional metallophosphatase/5'-nucleotidase, which codes for MRFSSKWRKAAFPALMLSAMIASGNVLADGKAGGVKTDAHPYRYIDVQLLGVNDFHGQLDVTRKVGGKAAGRADYLAAYLKQREAENKNTLLVHAGDAVGASSLVSALLQDEPTIEFLNKLGFDVGTPGNHEFDEGVDEMLRLIYGGIHPKTGFFRGADFPYVSANVIDKKTGKPILPPYVIKKVKGVPIGFIGVTLSDAPNIVAPSGVAGVSFTDEAQAINKAVKQLKRQGVRAIVVLAHNPGISNTDGSNASGEVTEIAKKVDDEVDVIFAGHNHAYLNAEVDGKLLVQSYSYGTAFSDVDIKIDTKTKDIVAKKAEIVTTYQDGIKPDAEITKLINKYGEKIAPMINRVVGTAKITITDKQNASGESALGNLIADAQRSVMKTDFAFMNPGGIRADIEQGDVTWGELYNVQPFGNPLVKMTLTGEQIRKLLNQQWQPEQTRMLQISGLTYTWDASRPIGDKVVDIYLPHGAKLYPNAEYTVTANRFLADGGDHFTVFTEGKNREEGPGDLNALITYIQQLPQPFAASIEGRIQKLR
- a CDS encoding GrpB family protein translates to MERVHFLAQSCFHEQAEKTFLEQKEKILRLLPEADVQHVGSTAVPNSLTKGDLDIQVRVPAEMFTAAVEKLSTLYGINEGSVQTDYFRAFQDDATDPPLGVQLTVVDSELDVFWKFREVLLAYDAYRAEYDELKKAYEGKSMEAYRKAKQRFFARLMETPEFKNL
- a CDS encoding ECF transporter S component, which encodes MKKLNIRSFVLIGVFSAVSYLLMLLNFPLPPFPNFLLVDFSDIPALLAAILYGPLAGVFVELLKNVLNYFITGSPTGIPVGHIANFMAGVTFILPTYYVYRKTKSKKGMLFGLAAGTAVMALVMSVLNYYVFLPAYTLFLGAPAMSAPETKALVVSAILPFNAVKGAMIAAVFMLLFARLSQWLQKQTAVNRV
- a CDS encoding GNAT family N-acetyltransferase; this encodes MNIRHVTVDDAEALAHLILQVEKESEFMLFEAGERTLDAEQQRGQIEAMQNVENSTILVAEAEGKLVGYLAARGGRARRNKHTVYIVIGVLASHRGKGVGTLLFTELERWARTKGIHRLELTVVADNQRAISLYRKMGFEQEGIKRHSLLINGKYVDEYYMAKLL
- the pepT gene encoding peptidase T codes for the protein MKQEIIERFTKYVKVNTQSDPNSDTCPSTPGQLELGNMLVEELKAIGMEEVTMDENGYVMATLPANTEKEVPTIGFLAHMDTATEFTGANVKPQIVENYDGGDIVLNKSLNIVLSPKDFPELANYKGHTLITTDGTTLLGADNKAGIAEIMTAMAYLIQHPEIKHGKVRVAFTPDEEIGRGPHKFDVAKFGAKFAYTVDGGPLGELEYESFNAAEAKITIKGKNVHPGTAKGKMINSMKMAMEFHGQLPANEAPEHTEGYEGFYHLLSFQGNVEETTLHYIIRDFDRQQFEARKAKMQEIAANLQKTYGKERIVIEIKDQYYNMREKIEPVREIVDIAYEAMKNLNIEPKISPIRGGTDGSQLSYMGLPTPNIFTGGENFHGRYEYISVDNMIKATNVIIEIIKLFEQKA
- a CDS encoding OsmC family protein gives rise to the protein MKATVTWNGQMSFTGMSASGVQIPIDASKEAGGQDSGARPMELLLHGLAGCTGIDVIAILTKMRLEVRSFYMEVEGTRASDHPKRFTDIHLHYVFEGDLPEDKVVRAIRLSKEKYCSVSHSLNAAITASYSINGVKGKEIL
- a CDS encoding OsmC family protein; translation: MKNEMTFHVTGSAKGMQTVVHSKQHTITIDEPPVMGGQDTGPDPLTTLLSALAGCENVVANLVAKELNFDLQGIEFDIQGTIDTRGLMGDPNVKPYFQQVTIHAKVKTSESQERIEELQRITDSRCPVYTTLKAAGIPLQSKWTKA